The sequence TggtttatgataaaaagaaactgattttttatacaactgAAAGATCTTTACTGTGAGAAAgacaatataattgaaaaaaatataatgaatatattgtaatattttaagataactatttttttcaatgtaatcTTTGCTAGTAATCATATCGTTAAAATAATCGATCCTACAATTTTCCAATCAATCCGTCGTCAGTTTATAGAGATATCTGCGGATGTCACCTCGTGACTAAGCTGTCACATCTCGCATTTCTCGGACGCAATTCGCGGAGCCGAGGTTCTTCAAAGCGCCGTGGGAACAATATGAGAGGAGATGTTCCGGTGGCAATCAAATTTATGAAACGCACCTAAAACCTCGAAAGATGTTTATCAAATTTCCCTTCTTCGCAATGAGACGAGGACAAGGAGCGTGTAAGTTCCCAACAACCATATGTATCTTGAAAGTACTCGGCTCGGCGCAACTACGCCGGTGAACGTCAGGGACGAGATTTAGAGGCCGCGACGGCGGACAATGCACGACACCTGCGGCACTTCGAGAGAAACGAAGAGAGGAAAATAGAACGAGAGGAAGAGGGACAAACGAACGGTGAGCAAAATAAGGAGAAAAGGAAGCGGAGGTGGATTCATCTCGGCGTGTATACGCCACCATAAGAAATAGCGTGGCTCGCTTATGTACGTTACATTACAAAGAACAGAAAGTGGTACCGGTAGCACGGCGAAATAAAGTAAAGGGACATGATCTTAAAGATTCTCTATATCAGTAACGtagcaaagagaaaataacTGTCGGCAGATATTTATCAGattcttcttaatttatatagttattttgcataactaaacatttttgtctctgatttacatttataacacTTCCAGAATTAGAACTAGACAtcatagtaaattaaaaaactatctTTGACATTTCGACTTAGTCATGAGACATAGGCTCGCTgggatattaattattctgctGGTAGTCGAACTCGCGATTTTTTTGCTCTCGGGATGGGGCTGGAAGGATTTTCGGTAGTTCGGGACCCCCGCTGACGACGCACGCGGTGAACGAGTGGGACGGCGGGAGAGAAGGGCCACGTGTAGCCGAGAGTTTTTTATTGGTATATTAATTGGACAACCAATTATATCTTACGCGACGAAGCATAAATTCATAACTTTTAAACTCGCAATTAAAACGAACCGATCATCGAAGCGGGGATCGCCGTGAGGCCTTTCCGCGATCGAAAAACCGACGCTGAAAGAATATTCATCTCGAGGGGAACAAGTCCGTAAGAACTCGATGGTACTGCGCGGTACGATTCTCTGCCGTCGTTAAACCATCCACATCGTTTATTCGCTGACGCGAAAAAGATCCTTAGCCGGCAAATACATTTCGCTTCTTCGATACGGATGAGATACTCGTGCAACACTTACTATCAAGACTCAACAAgctaagataaaaagaaaagattggaAGGATCggtttttctgaaaaaaacttgatattttgaatcagatgtaatatcaattaaaatcgcCAATGCAACGAGACTAATGAGACTGCtgtcatttttcaatatttagaaaattttcttctgtctttaatttttttcatatgtaaatataaatgtctttacatataatatgtatagcaTGTTGTTATGtataaagtttgttttaaaataatataaaaattgttatatatttagtataatattgatatgcaagagagatatatatatatatatatatatatatatatatatatatatatatatattactactaacatttaaatagaaataaacaatctgatgataaatatgtttcatggttgtttgtacaatatttgacATTAATGTTAATTCCAGGATGAAATACATTATTGCAAcagagaaatatatcgatataacatATCGCGTTACATGATTATTAATGCTGATTAGCATTAATCATAGATGATTGgatactattattaaaatataaaaattatattaaaaaacaatgccTTTATTCATgcaatgatttaaattattattgatgattACTCCGAGAACGAGCTGCAGCTGCTGTTATCGCGAAACTTGGGCTCCGTGATTCTGGGGGCAATCGCGGTCTTGGAGGACGCGAGTACATAAGTGGAGTGCGGAGTCCTTTTGATTCTACCTAGAGCAATCCCGGCCTTAAGAACCTCGACGACCAggtatcgcgcgcgcgcatccgTGAGTCTCGTGTGTCTCAACACATACTTGACGATGTTCTCCAGACTGGCACCTTGCACGAGAGGATCCATACGTCTTCCCGTTGACGCGTTGTCGAGAACCTACGCGCGAAACACGATGgttcgatttttatatacatataacgaaacgctgcaaatttatttattacattttctctcCCCGATGTTTGCGTCTTTATCACGTTCTTTCCAGTAATTGAactataaaaatgcatattttcttGGATTACGTCAGAAAACATCGCTATCGCATTTTATGCATGGAGCAACGAACATGGATCGtttctatttaaatgataGATTTATCGGCAAGGAATTGCAGCAGTATACCGAACACATGGCTAATTGGATTATATACTCCCGTCAATGGAATGCATGTAATGGAAAGAGAATACGAGCGGCGCGAGGAAACGGCATAAGGAAATAAGAAGAGAACGAGAACAAAAAAGGAGATATAGCGGAATCGCTTTTACGagtcatatattaattttataattgagatatgatttttatcgCCATACATGCCATATTTCCTGCGCAAAAactcgattattatttaaaatatatttcatgacaacgaaataaggaaatagttgtcaaaaatgttataaatgattctagaaaaataaaaaagaccagaagattaaaagcaaaaaagggatgaaacaaattttgattgcaaaaaagcgaaaattttgcaaatccttaaaaaaaaaagcatgaaTCACGTTTTGAAaagaatcataattaaaaaaattgaaaatattcgatatcaCCATTATCAAAATCTTACGTAATAAATCTTGTGTAATATTTCTCTACAATTttacgttaaaaattatttatatatgttgatataaaataatttttaaataaaataaaataattatgtttggttagcattattaatttttgtataaaataaaaaatttaatcaaaataaataatattatctttttttcttcggtTGTTATGCTTATTACCGTTCCAATATGATTGACAAAGAAAACAGAAAAACAATTCGATAACAATGAGTCTGAGCGCATGAAAAATGACGCAGTTCCTTATGTGAGAAATCGAACGTTAATTCACGGTTGTGGAACGTCTTCGGATATGTACATGTTGAAGAGTTTTTCATCGGTCGACGTGAAAGCAGGTGATTCCACGGCCTAATGGAAGGGCTCAGTACGCTCCCGTAACGTATAATTATCAGGTGGAACGAGCTCGAGAATGTGGCGGCTCAAGTGAGAATAGAGACATTATTccactgttatttttttcttttcttttccttacTCTTCGACGGTAATAGGAAAGTGGACACACGATGTGATTTGCTCTACTTTAATGATATGACTTTCTTAAAACTTAAGTCTTCATCAAGGCTCGCGTTTTCTTGAAGACTGATCGTAAAGAGCATATTTTCCAGTGCATCAATGTgctgatatatatttcgaaactGGCAGTCCTTGAAGAGAAGCGTATTCGTAGATAGGAGCAAATTATGTAGCCGAAAGAGAGaagtttaattatcattttgtgACGGAATCGcgaataatcttattaatcagggtctatataaaatttttattgccgattaatcgaataatatgtatatctatttatgtaagatattattgattattggaATAAAGCTCTCAATGCTTTGTACAAGCGCATGAAGCTGCTGCAAGTTTATGTAATTGATTCATGGACTCTGAATTTCTTTGTAACTGTACTTGTGTCACAATCGTCGTTATTCAAAGAGCGTTGAAAGAGATACTTTCCGGTCTATTCTTAGCAAACTACACATTCGATCATCTCTTCGAAACACTCGAGAATGTCCTTCACAAGCGCGAGCGACGATTGCTACAGTTCGTCTGGTTTTCTcgtcctttttcttctctataaCTCGTTTATGCATATAATGTCGGTCAATCTAATGCCAACGGTTTACACAGCAAGACATAATGAGAAATACGTTTCTATTTTATGAGTCCAACCAGGCGGAAATAgataagatacattttttttaaaaacttttaaataaaaatttttcatttttttttacgcaacaTTTATTTCGTATCACTAATATAATACGATCATACTCATCATCatagagattaaaatattttgaaacgcAAAGatgctaaataaaaatcattatctaTTATCATCGAGATGAAGTCAAAGATAAGAGTGTCGATCGTAGGCGGATGCAAGTTAGTCGATGAAAGACAAAGAAAGGACACAAAATGTGcatctattttctcttttacactTGTCCTTTTCTCCTCGCTTAGTATCAAGTGAGAAACGTGCCGTGCATGTCTCTCCtttcgagaaaagaaaagagaacttGTCGTATCGATCGTGCATTTTATTGCCTGGTGGGACTCTGTACTTTGGAAGCAGCGTAATTTTCCGCATTCTACatcgcgcacacacacattcacGCTCTTATACGACGCGTTAAAAAAGCACGCGATCggtatgcaatataattttattattgtacaagCGCATTCAGTTTCTTCGTTACAGatcatatattatgatattcttGCTCATCGCGCGTTCCGCATCTTTAATAATCCTGTATACATAAGCAGCGTCCTGATATCATTCAATGTGCAACGAAGACTTTAAATAGCGTCAGCGTGTTAGCGTGTGTTtgatgatctttttttttccttgcagACAGCATAGTTTGAAGGAATCTCTCCTCCTCCGAGACTCGTCACGCGACGAAAACAAGTGTCCAATTAACTCGTCACCGCCATTAATTACCGCAATACCAAGGAAGCTTGTGCGAGTAACTAGATTATCATGATTATTATGACAGTACAACTTTACTGCTCAATCTAAAATATTCGCgtatccaaaaaaaaaaaaataaatatagttaaatatcattcgtaaaaaataataaaatataattaattaaatatcgttaataaaaaatgctaatattaaaaaacaataaatataatgatgattTTTGCTTTCGTTAACGAAATTTCCGTTAATACAAATTTGAGTGTTTTATAAAGCGAAACGtagtatgatattattttgctataaGTGGATATTAAACGATACCGCAAAGATAACGAAGTAAACGCTAAGAAATAGTTACTTCTGGTAAATCAGAAGGCGCATGGCAATTCACTGAAAGCCGCAACGTATATGAGAGAGCAGTCGACGTATATCGTCTTAACGTTGGTCGTACGTGCGAAATAATACATGGCAGAGAAGGGTCGGGGGGTCTCTTGATCTTTCCTGAGCATATGATAGTCGCGGTCAACCATATAGTCA is a genomic window of Cataglyphis hispanica isolate Lineage 1 chromosome 5, ULB_Chis1_1.0, whole genome shotgun sequence containing:
- the LOC126849507 gene encoding uncharacterized protein LOC126849507 produces the protein MFGRFISQKFDEIWRNLVLDNASTGRRMDPLVQGASLENIVKYVLRHTRLTDARARYLVVEVLKAGIALGRIKRTPHSTYVLASSKTAIAPRITEPKFRDNSSCSSFSE